A genome region from Ctenopharyngodon idella isolate HZGC_01 chromosome 5, HZGC01, whole genome shotgun sequence includes the following:
- the LOC127512490 gene encoding arrestin domain-containing protein 3-like isoform X3: protein MPLTISVIYSPINQNNTFTSGDFISGQVILDVAKETQMYSLSVKIKGKAEVCWSERHKSTIVYSDKEKYYSVERFFVLEDETYDDHGLLRDPSGQPYSSVVAPGRHVYPFTFQLPRQHFPPTFKGSVGKIVYTLETKLSRSMRISSKAKAEFHYVPGPVVSNPELMAPQHGTKDKQMKLFTSGSVSMNINTEKMGYYLGEGLKVLAEVQNNSSRAIKPKYCLYEKHSFFARGKRKLHTHDLFKEEGEPIEPNSKKTVTKVLPIPPSLTISVLNCRILKVEYRLRVYLDVPYASDPEIKFPVVILPLQSLSGANSAPNSDFGIWNQPAGGNVYPNPPPMPPSAPPLNAVGQPGQFGAPGYYRPPLSQFPAPGYPGPPGQFAPSSYSGLPGQFGPSFSHQSDSSAPPPYQEYQLYPQSPDHSEKS from the exons ATGCCTCTCACTATTTCTGTTATATACAGTCCTATCAATCAGAACAATACCTTCACCAGCGGGGATTTTATATCGGGACAAGTCATTCTGGATGTCGCGAAGGAAACGCAAATGTACTCGTTGAGTGTGAAAATTAAAGGGAAAGCAGAGGTTTGCTGGAGCGAGCGTCACAAAAGCACTATTGTTTACTCGGACAAGGAGAAGTATTATTCCGTGGAGAGGTTTTTCGTTCTGGAGGACGAAACATATG ATGACCATGGGTTGCTGAGAGATCCATCAGGACAGCCGT aTTCTTCGGTTGTGGCACCAGGCCGTCATGTTTACCCATTCACCTTTCAGTTGCCTCGACA GCACTTCCCACCAACCTTCAAAGGTTCAGTTGGAAAAATTGTCTACACTTTGGAGACAAAACTATCCCGATCAATGCGTATTTCTAGCAAAGCCAAAGCAGAGTTTCACTATGTCCCCGGTCCTGTTGTGTCCAATCCTGAACTAATG GCACCTCAGCACGGAACCAAGGATAAACAAATGAAACTCTTCACCTCTGGGAGTGTCTCCATGAACATAAACACTGAGAAAATGGGATACTACCTcg GAGAGGGCTTGAAAGTTTTGGCTGAAGTTCAGAACAATTCATCCCGTGCAATCAAGCCAAAATACTGCCTGTATGAAAAACACAGTTTTTTCGCAAGAGGAAAGAGAAAACTTCACACACATGACCTTTTTAAAGAAGAAGGGGAACCCATTGAGCCAAACTCAAAGAAAACTGTCACCAAAGTGCTGCCCATTCCTCCCAGCCTTACCATCTCTGTCCTAAACTGTAGGATCCTCAAGGTTGAGTACAGACTCAGG GTCTACCTGGACGTGCCGTATGCCTCAGACCCGGAGATCAAATTCCCAGTAGTGATTCTTCCTCTTCAGTCTTTATCGGGTGCAAATAGTGCTCCAAACAGTGACTTTGGAATCTGGAATCAACCAGCAGGAGGCAATGTGTACCCCAACCCACCTCCTATGCCTCCATCTGCCCCACCACTTAATGCTGTTGGACAACCTGGTCAGTTTGGTGCCCCTGGCTACTACAGACCTCCTTTGAGTCAGTTTCCTGCTCCTGGTTACCCTGGACCGCCGGGTCAGTTTGCTCCTTCTAGTTACTCTGGACTTCCTGGTCAGTTTGGTCCCTCATTTTCTCATCAGTCTGATTCATCAGCTCCACCTCCATATCAGGAATATCAATTATATCCACAGTCGCCAGACCACTCTGAAAAATCTTAG
- the LOC127512490 gene encoding arrestin domain-containing protein 3-like isoform X5, with protein sequence MSSDFCIRSNKMIFIFLFQVFPFFLFTNAAVTLPCRSCSTTKALQQMHRNQESEKHFPPTFKGSVGKIVYTLETKLSRSMRISSKAKAEFHYVPGPVVSNPELMAPQHGTKDKQMKLFTSGSVSMNINTEKMGYYLGEGLKVLAEVQNNSSRAIKPKYCLYEKHSFFARGKRKLHTHDLFKEEGEPIEPNSKKTVTKVLPIPPSLTISVLNCRILKVEYRLRVYLDVPYASDPEIKFPVVILPLQSLSGANSAPNSDFGIWNQPAGGNVYPNPPPMPPSAPPLNAVGQPGQFGAPGYYRPPLSQFPAPGYPGPPGQFAPSSYSGLPGQFGPSFSHQSDSSAPPPYQEYQLYPQSPDHSEKS encoded by the exons ATGTCATCTGATTTCTGTATTAGAAGTAACAAAATgatctttatatttttgtttcaggttttccctttttttttgttcacaaatGCTGCCGTCACCTTGCCTTGCAGATCCTGCTCCACCACAAAAGCTCTGCAGCAAATGCACAGAAATCaagaatcagaaaa GCACTTCCCACCAACCTTCAAAGGTTCAGTTGGAAAAATTGTCTACACTTTGGAGACAAAACTATCCCGATCAATGCGTATTTCTAGCAAAGCCAAAGCAGAGTTTCACTATGTCCCCGGTCCTGTTGTGTCCAATCCTGAACTAATG GCACCTCAGCACGGAACCAAGGATAAACAAATGAAACTCTTCACCTCTGGGAGTGTCTCCATGAACATAAACACTGAGAAAATGGGATACTACCTcg GAGAGGGCTTGAAAGTTTTGGCTGAAGTTCAGAACAATTCATCCCGTGCAATCAAGCCAAAATACTGCCTGTATGAAAAACACAGTTTTTTCGCAAGAGGAAAGAGAAAACTTCACACACATGACCTTTTTAAAGAAGAAGGGGAACCCATTGAGCCAAACTCAAAGAAAACTGTCACCAAAGTGCTGCCCATTCCTCCCAGCCTTACCATCTCTGTCCTAAACTGTAGGATCCTCAAGGTTGAGTACAGACTCAGG GTCTACCTGGACGTGCCGTATGCCTCAGACCCGGAGATCAAATTCCCAGTAGTGATTCTTCCTCTTCAGTCTTTATCGGGTGCAAATAGTGCTCCAAACAGTGACTTTGGAATCTGGAATCAACCAGCAGGAGGCAATGTGTACCCCAACCCACCTCCTATGCCTCCATCTGCCCCACCACTTAATGCTGTTGGACAACCTGGTCAGTTTGGTGCCCCTGGCTACTACAGACCTCCTTTGAGTCAGTTTCCTGCTCCTGGTTACCCTGGACCGCCGGGTCAGTTTGCTCCTTCTAGTTACTCTGGACTTCCTGGTCAGTTTGGTCCCTCATTTTCTCATCAGTCTGATTCATCAGCTCCACCTCCATATCAGGAATATCAATTATATCCACAGTCGCCAGACCACTCTGAAAAATCTTAG
- the LOC127512490 gene encoding arrestin domain-containing protein 3-like isoform X1 — MWRTANVCRTHSWKFTYFADCFLHIACKNTVKRFHKAQTSEADTAWTGDTMSLTVKNISVIYSPINQNNTFTSGDCISGQVILDVAKDTQMQSLSVKIKGKAEVCWSERHGKTTVVYSDKEKYYSVERFFVREDKTHGNDHEMLKDPSGQPYSAVVAPGRHVYPFTFQLPLQHFPPTFKGSVGKIVYTLETKLSRSMRISSKAKAEFHYVPGPVVSNPELMAPQHGTKDKQMKLFTSGSVSMNINTEKMGYYLGEGLKVLAEVQNNSSRAIKPKYCLYEKHSFFARGKRKLHTHDLFKEEGEPIEPNSKKTVTKVLPIPPSLTISVLNCRILKVEYRLRVYLDVPYASDPEIKFPVVILPLQSLSGANSAPNSDFGIWNQPAGGNVYPNPPPMPPSAPPLNAVGQPGQFGAPGYYRPPLSQFPAPGYPGPPGQFAPSSYSGLPGQFGPSFSHQSDSSAPPPYQEYQLYPQSPDHSEKS; from the exons ATGTGGCGCACAGCCAACGTATGCCGCACCCACAGCTGGAAATTCACATACTTTGCTGATTGTTTCCTGCATATCGCGTGCAAGAATACTGTAAAGCGATTCCATAAGGCTCAGACATCAGAAGCAGATACTGCCTGGACTGGAGACACGATGTCCCTCActgtaaaaaacatttctgtcatttacaGTCCTATCAATCAGAACAATACCTTCACCAGTGGGGATTGTATATCGGGACAAGTCATTCTAGATGTTGCGAAGGACACGCAAATGCAGTCGTTGAGTGTGAAAATTAAAGGGAAAGCAGAGGTTTGCTGGAGCGAGCGTCACGGTAAAACCACTGTTGTTTACTCGGATAAGGAGAAGTATTACTCAGTGGAGAGGTTTTTCGTTCGGGAGGACAAAACACATG GTAATGACCATGAGATGTTGAAAGATCCATCAGGACAGCCGT ATTCTGCGGTTGTGGCTCCAGGCCGCCATGTTTACCCATTTACCTTTCAGTTGCCTCTACA GCACTTCCCACCAACCTTCAAAGGTTCAGTTGGAAAAATTGTCTACACTTTGGAGACAAAACTATCCCGATCAATGCGTATTTCTAGCAAAGCCAAAGCAGAGTTTCACTATGTCCCCGGTCCTGTTGTGTCCAATCCTGAACTAATG GCACCTCAGCACGGAACCAAGGATAAACAAATGAAACTCTTCACCTCTGGGAGTGTCTCCATGAACATAAACACTGAGAAAATGGGATACTACCTcg GAGAGGGCTTGAAAGTTTTGGCTGAAGTTCAGAACAATTCATCCCGTGCAATCAAGCCAAAATACTGCCTGTATGAAAAACACAGTTTTTTCGCAAGAGGAAAGAGAAAACTTCACACACATGACCTTTTTAAAGAAGAAGGGGAACCCATTGAGCCAAACTCAAAGAAAACTGTCACCAAAGTGCTGCCCATTCCTCCCAGCCTTACCATCTCTGTCCTAAACTGTAGGATCCTCAAGGTTGAGTACAGACTCAGG GTCTACCTGGACGTGCCGTATGCCTCAGACCCGGAGATCAAATTCCCAGTAGTGATTCTTCCTCTTCAGTCTTTATCGGGTGCAAATAGTGCTCCAAACAGTGACTTTGGAATCTGGAATCAACCAGCAGGAGGCAATGTGTACCCCAACCCACCTCCTATGCCTCCATCTGCCCCACCACTTAATGCTGTTGGACAACCTGGTCAGTTTGGTGCCCCTGGCTACTACAGACCTCCTTTGAGTCAGTTTCCTGCTCCTGGTTACCCTGGACCGCCGGGTCAGTTTGCTCCTTCTAGTTACTCTGGACTTCCTGGTCAGTTTGGTCCCTCATTTTCTCATCAGTCTGATTCATCAGCTCCACCTCCATATCAGGAATATCAATTATATCCACAGTCGCCAGACCACTCTGAAAAATCTTAG
- the LOC127512490 gene encoding arrestin domain-containing protein 3-like isoform X2: MPLTISVIYSPINQNNTFTSGDFISGQVILDVAKETQMYSLSVKIKGKAEVCWSERHKSTIVYSDKEKYYSVERFFVLEDETYDDHGLLRDPSGQPYSSVVAPGRHVYPFTFQLPRQHFPPTFKGSVGKIVYTLETKLSRSMRISSKAKAEFHYVPSLDVSNPELMAPQHGIKDKQMKLFTSGSVSMNIKTEKMGYYLGEGLKVLAKVQNNSTRAIKPKYCLYEKHSFFARGKRKLHTRDLLKEEGEPIEPNSRKTVTKVLPIPPSLTISILNCRILKVEYRLRVCLDVPFALDPEIKFPVVILPLQSLSGLSSATNSDFGIRNQPPGGNMYPNPPPMPLSAPPFNMVPGQFGALGYPGPPPSQFPAPGYPGPLGQFAAPGYPGPPGQFAPPGYPGPPGQFPAPGYPGPPGQFAPPSYAESSGQFGPSFSHQSDLSAPPPYQEYPQLPDHPEKS; the protein is encoded by the exons ATGCCTCTCACTATTTCTGTTATATACAGTCCTATCAATCAGAACAATACCTTCACCAGCGGGGATTTTATATCGGGACAAGTCATTCTGGATGTCGCGAAGGAAACGCAAATGTACTCGTTGAGTGTGAAAATTAAAGGGAAAGCAGAGGTTTGCTGGAGCGAGCGTCACAAAAGCACTATTGTTTACTCGGACAAGGAGAAGTATTATTCCGTGGAGAGGTTTTTCGTTCTGGAGGACGAAACATATG ATGACCATGGGTTGCTGAGAGATCCATCAGGACAGCCGT aTTCTTCGGTTGTGGCACCAGGCCGTCATGTTTACCCATTCACCTTTCAGTTGCCTCGACA GCACTTCCCACCAACCTTCAAAGGTTCAGTTGGAAAAATTGTCTACACTTTGGAGACAAAACTATCCCGATCAATGCGTATTTCTAGCAAAGCCAAAGCAGAGTTTCACTATGTCCCTAGTCTTGATGTGTCCAATCCTGAACTAATG GCGCCTCAACACGGAATCAAAGATAAACAAATGAAACTCTTCACCTCTGGGAGTGTCTCCATGAACATAAAGACTGAGAAAATGGGATACTACCTCg GAGAGGGCTTGAAAGTTTTGGCTAAAGTTCAGAACAATTCAACCCGTGCAATCAAGCCAAAATACTGCCTGTATGAAAAACACAGTTTTTTCGCAAGAGGAAAGAGAAAACTTCACACACGTGACCTTTTGAAAGAAGAAGGGGAACCCATTGAGCCAAACTCAAGAAAAACTGTCACCAAAGTGCTGCCCATTCCTCCCAGCCTTACCATCTCTATCCTAAACTGTAGGATCCTCAAGGTTGAGTACAGACTCAGG GTCTGCCTGGATGTGCCATTTGCCTTAGACCCAGAGATCAAATTCCCAGTAGTGATTCTTCCTCTTCAGTCTTTATCAGGTCTAAGTAGTGCTACAAACAGTGACTTTGGAATCCGGAATCAACCACCAGGTGGCAATATGTACCCCAACCCACCTCCTATGCCTCTATCTGCCCCACCATTTAATATGGTACCTGGTCAGTTTGGTGCTCTGGGTTACCCTGGACCTCCTCCGAGTCAATTTCCTGCTCCTGGTTACCCTGGACCTCTGGGTCAGTTTGCTGCTCCTGGTTACCCTGGACCTCCTGGTCAGTTTGCTCCTCCTGGTTACCCTGGACCTCCGGGTCAGTTTCCTGCTCCTGGTTACCCTGGACCTCCGGGTCAGTTTGCTCCTCCTAGTTATGCTGAATCTTCTGGTCAATTTGGTCCTTCATTTTCTCATCAGTCTGACTTATCAGCTCCACCTCCATATCAGGAATATCCACAGTTGCCAGACCACCCTGAAAAATcttga
- the LOC127512490 gene encoding arrestin domain-containing protein 3-like isoform X6, producing MREQAEEFGWHFPPTFKGSVGKIVYTLETKLSRSMRISSKAKAEFHYVPSLDVSNPELMAPQHGIKDKQMKLFTSGSVSMNIKTEKMGYYLGEGLKVLAKVQNNSTRAIKPKYCLYEKHSFFARGKRKLHTRDLLKEEGEPIEPNSRKTVTKVLPIPPSLTISILNCRILKVEYRLRVCLDVPFALDPEIKFPVVILPLQSLSGLSSATNSDFGIRNQPPGGNMYPNPPPMPLSAPPFNMVPGQFGALGYPGPPPSQFPAPGYPGPLGQFAAPGYPGPPGQFAPPGYPGPPGQFPAPGYPGPPGQFAPPSYAESSGQFGPSFSHQSDLSAPPPYQEYPQLPDHPEKS from the exons ATGAGAGAACAAGCTGAAGAATTTGGCTG GCACTTCCCACCAACCTTCAAAGGTTCAGTTGGAAAAATTGTCTACACTTTGGAGACAAAACTATCCCGATCAATGCGTATTTCTAGCAAAGCCAAAGCAGAGTTTCACTATGTCCCTAGTCTTGATGTGTCCAATCCTGAACTAATG GCGCCTCAACACGGAATCAAAGATAAACAAATGAAACTCTTCACCTCTGGGAGTGTCTCCATGAACATAAAGACTGAGAAAATGGGATACTACCTCg GAGAGGGCTTGAAAGTTTTGGCTAAAGTTCAGAACAATTCAACCCGTGCAATCAAGCCAAAATACTGCCTGTATGAAAAACACAGTTTTTTCGCAAGAGGAAAGAGAAAACTTCACACACGTGACCTTTTGAAAGAAGAAGGGGAACCCATTGAGCCAAACTCAAGAAAAACTGTCACCAAAGTGCTGCCCATTCCTCCCAGCCTTACCATCTCTATCCTAAACTGTAGGATCCTCAAGGTTGAGTACAGACTCAGG GTCTGCCTGGATGTGCCATTTGCCTTAGACCCAGAGATCAAATTCCCAGTAGTGATTCTTCCTCTTCAGTCTTTATCAGGTCTAAGTAGTGCTACAAACAGTGACTTTGGAATCCGGAATCAACCACCAGGTGGCAATATGTACCCCAACCCACCTCCTATGCCTCTATCTGCCCCACCATTTAATATGGTACCTGGTCAGTTTGGTGCTCTGGGTTACCCTGGACCTCCTCCGAGTCAATTTCCTGCTCCTGGTTACCCTGGACCTCTGGGTCAGTTTGCTGCTCCTGGTTACCCTGGACCTCCTGGTCAGTTTGCTCCTCCTGGTTACCCTGGACCTCCGGGTCAGTTTCCTGCTCCTGGTTACCCTGGACCTCCGGGTCAGTTTGCTCCTCCTAGTTATGCTGAATCTTCTGGTCAATTTGGTCCTTCATTTTCTCATCAGTCTGACTTATCAGCTCCACCTCCATATCAGGAATATCCACAGTTGCCAGACCACCCTGAAAAATcttga
- the LOC127512490 gene encoding arrestin domain-containing protein 3-like isoform X4, producing MSSDFCIRSNKMIFIFLFQVFPFFLFTNAAVTLPCRSCSTTKALQQMHRNQESEKHFPPTFKGSVGKIVYTLETKLSRSMRISSKAKAEFHYVPSLDVSNPELMAPQHGIKDKQMKLFTSGSVSMNIKTEKMGYYLGEGLKVLAKVQNNSTRAIKPKYCLYEKHSFFARGKRKLHTRDLLKEEGEPIEPNSRKTVTKVLPIPPSLTISILNCRILKVEYRLRVCLDVPFALDPEIKFPVVILPLQSLSGLSSATNSDFGIRNQPPGGNMYPNPPPMPLSAPPFNMVPGQFGALGYPGPPPSQFPAPGYPGPLGQFAAPGYPGPPGQFAPPGYPGPPGQFPAPGYPGPPGQFAPPSYAESSGQFGPSFSHQSDLSAPPPYQEYPQLPDHPEKS from the exons ATGTCATCTGATTTCTGTATTAGAAGTAACAAAATgatctttatatttttgtttcaggttttccctttttttttgttcacaaatGCTGCCGTCACCTTGCCTTGCAGATCCTGCTCCACCACAAAAGCTCTGCAGCAAATGCACAGAAATCaagaatcagaaaa GCACTTCCCACCAACCTTCAAAGGTTCAGTTGGAAAAATTGTCTACACTTTGGAGACAAAACTATCCCGATCAATGCGTATTTCTAGCAAAGCCAAAGCAGAGTTTCACTATGTCCCTAGTCTTGATGTGTCCAATCCTGAACTAATG GCGCCTCAACACGGAATCAAAGATAAACAAATGAAACTCTTCACCTCTGGGAGTGTCTCCATGAACATAAAGACTGAGAAAATGGGATACTACCTCg GAGAGGGCTTGAAAGTTTTGGCTAAAGTTCAGAACAATTCAACCCGTGCAATCAAGCCAAAATACTGCCTGTATGAAAAACACAGTTTTTTCGCAAGAGGAAAGAGAAAACTTCACACACGTGACCTTTTGAAAGAAGAAGGGGAACCCATTGAGCCAAACTCAAGAAAAACTGTCACCAAAGTGCTGCCCATTCCTCCCAGCCTTACCATCTCTATCCTAAACTGTAGGATCCTCAAGGTTGAGTACAGACTCAGG GTCTGCCTGGATGTGCCATTTGCCTTAGACCCAGAGATCAAATTCCCAGTAGTGATTCTTCCTCTTCAGTCTTTATCAGGTCTAAGTAGTGCTACAAACAGTGACTTTGGAATCCGGAATCAACCACCAGGTGGCAATATGTACCCCAACCCACCTCCTATGCCTCTATCTGCCCCACCATTTAATATGGTACCTGGTCAGTTTGGTGCTCTGGGTTACCCTGGACCTCCTCCGAGTCAATTTCCTGCTCCTGGTTACCCTGGACCTCTGGGTCAGTTTGCTGCTCCTGGTTACCCTGGACCTCCTGGTCAGTTTGCTCCTCCTGGTTACCCTGGACCTCCGGGTCAGTTTCCTGCTCCTGGTTACCCTGGACCTCCGGGTCAGTTTGCTCCTCCTAGTTATGCTGAATCTTCTGGTCAATTTGGTCCTTCATTTTCTCATCAGTCTGACTTATCAGCTCCACCTCCATATCAGGAATATCCACAGTTGCCAGACCACCCTGAAAAATcttga
- the LOC127512490 gene encoding arrestin domain-containing protein 3-like isoform X7, which produces MPETHFPPTFKGSVGKIVYTLETKLSRSMRISSKAKAEFHYVPSLDVSNPELMAPQHGIKDKQMKLFTSGSVSMNIKTEKMGYYLGEGLKVLAKVQNNSTRAIKPKYCLYEKHSFFARGKRKLHTRDLLKEEGEPIEPNSRKTVTKVLPIPPSLTISILNCRILKVEYRLRVCLDVPFALDPEIKFPVVILPLQSLSGLSSATNSDFGIRNQPPGGNMYPNPPPMPLSAPPFNMVPGQFGALGYPGPPPSQFPAPGYPGPLGQFAAPGYPGPPGQFAPPGYPGPPGQFPAPGYPGPPGQFAPPSYAESSGQFGPSFSHQSDLSAPPPYQEYPQLPDHPEKS; this is translated from the exons ATGCCTGAGAC GCACTTCCCACCAACCTTCAAAGGTTCAGTTGGAAAAATTGTCTACACTTTGGAGACAAAACTATCCCGATCAATGCGTATTTCTAGCAAAGCCAAAGCAGAGTTTCACTATGTCCCTAGTCTTGATGTGTCCAATCCTGAACTAATG GCGCCTCAACACGGAATCAAAGATAAACAAATGAAACTCTTCACCTCTGGGAGTGTCTCCATGAACATAAAGACTGAGAAAATGGGATACTACCTCg GAGAGGGCTTGAAAGTTTTGGCTAAAGTTCAGAACAATTCAACCCGTGCAATCAAGCCAAAATACTGCCTGTATGAAAAACACAGTTTTTTCGCAAGAGGAAAGAGAAAACTTCACACACGTGACCTTTTGAAAGAAGAAGGGGAACCCATTGAGCCAAACTCAAGAAAAACTGTCACCAAAGTGCTGCCCATTCCTCCCAGCCTTACCATCTCTATCCTAAACTGTAGGATCCTCAAGGTTGAGTACAGACTCAGG GTCTGCCTGGATGTGCCATTTGCCTTAGACCCAGAGATCAAATTCCCAGTAGTGATTCTTCCTCTTCAGTCTTTATCAGGTCTAAGTAGTGCTACAAACAGTGACTTTGGAATCCGGAATCAACCACCAGGTGGCAATATGTACCCCAACCCACCTCCTATGCCTCTATCTGCCCCACCATTTAATATGGTACCTGGTCAGTTTGGTGCTCTGGGTTACCCTGGACCTCCTCCGAGTCAATTTCCTGCTCCTGGTTACCCTGGACCTCTGGGTCAGTTTGCTGCTCCTGGTTACCCTGGACCTCCTGGTCAGTTTGCTCCTCCTGGTTACCCTGGACCTCCGGGTCAGTTTCCTGCTCCTGGTTACCCTGGACCTCCGGGTCAGTTTGCTCCTCCTAGTTATGCTGAATCTTCTGGTCAATTTGGTCCTTCATTTTCTCATCAGTCTGACTTATCAGCTCCACCTCCATATCAGGAATATCCACAGTTGCCAGACCACCCTGAAAAATcttga